The proteins below come from a single Cricetulus griseus strain 17A/GY chromosome 6, alternate assembly CriGri-PICRH-1.0, whole genome shotgun sequence genomic window:
- the Zhx3 gene encoding zinc fingers and homeoboxes protein 3 isoform X2: MASKRKSTTPCMIPVKTVVLQGASTEAQPVDTLPEGPQQDLPSEAPAASSEAVPNPSSTDGSALANGHRSTLDGYVYSCKDCDFRSQDMTQFVGHMNSEHTDFNKDPNFVCTGCNFLAKTPEGLSLHNAKCHSGEASFLWNVTTPDNHMVVEQNVPESPGTCDLAGESATEGIDGQAEIIITKTPIMKIMKGKAEAKKIHMLKENAPNQPVGEALPKPLTGEAEVKEGDHTFANGAAPVSQASASSSKPPHAANGPLIGTVPVLPAGIAQFLSLQQQPPVHAQHHTHQPLPTSKALPKVMIPLSSIPTYNAAMDSNSFLKNSFHKFPYPTKAELCYLTVVTKYPEEQLKIWFTAQRLKQGISWSPEEIEDARKKMFNTVIQSVPQPTITVLNTPLVASTGNVQHLIQAALPGHVVGQPEGTAGGLLVTQPLMTNGLQGSSSSLPLTTASVPKSTVAPINTVCSNTTSAVKVVNAAQSLLTACPSITSQAFLDANIYKNKKSHEQLSALKGSFCRNQFPGQSEVEHLTKVTGLSTREVRKWFSDRRYHCRNLKGSRTMMPGEHGSVLIDSVPEVPFPLSSKVPEVTCIPTTTSLASHPATKRQSWHQTPDFTPTKYKERAPEQLRVLESSFAQNPLPPEEELDRLRSETKMTRREIDGWFSERRKKVNAEDTKKAEGQVYQEEEEGAEVEGGDEELASELRVLGENGSPEMFLSHTLAERKVSPIKINLKNLRVTEASGKNELPGLGVCETEEDGLNKLVEQPPGKVSYKKTAQQRHLLRQLFVQTQWPSNQDYDSIMAQTGLPRPEVVRWFGDSRYALKNGQLKWYEDYKRGNFPPGLLVIAPGNRELLQDYYMTHKMLCEGDLQTLCDKTQMSAQQVKQWFAEKMGEETRAVADTSSEDKGPGTGEPVAVHRVLGDAYSEMSENSESWEPSAPEASSEPFDTLSPQSGRQLETD; the protein is encoded by the exons ATGGCCAGCAAGAGGAAGTCCACTACCCCATGCATGATCCCGGTTAAGACTGTGGTGCTGCAGGGTGCCAGCACAGAGGCTCAGCCTGTGGACACTTTGCCTGAAGGTCCCCAGCAGGATCTTCCCTCAGAGGCACCTGCTGCCAGCAGCGAGGCAGTCCCAAACCCCAGCAGCACTGATGGCTCTGCCCTGGCAAATGGGCACCGGAGCACTCTGGATGGTTATGTGTATTCCTGTAAAGACTGTGATTTCAGGTCCCAGGACATGACTCAGTTTGTAGGGCATATGAACTCAGAGCACACAGACTTTAATAAAGACCCAAATTTTGTATGTACAGGGTGCAATTTCCTGGCAAAAACCCCGGAGGGGCTTTCCCTGCACAATGCCAAGTGTCACTCAGGAGAAGCCAGCTTTTTGTGGAATGTGACCACGCCAGACAATCACATGGTGGTGGAGCAGAATGTCCCTGAGAGTCCTGGCACATGTGACCTAGCAGGTGAGTCTGCCACTGAAGGGATTGATGGACAGGCTGAAATCATTATCACCAAGACTCCAATCATGAAGATAATGAAAGGCAAAGCTGAAGCCAAGAAAATCCATATGCTTAAAGAAAATGCTCCCAATCAGCCTGTGGGTGAGGCCTTGCCAAAGCCAttgactggggaggcagaggttaAAGAGGGGGACCACACTTTTGCCAATGGGGCAGCTCCGGTCAGTCAGGCATCTGCTAGCTCCTCTAAGCCCCCTCATGCTGCCAATGGGCCCCTGATAGGAACAGTGCCAGTACTGCCAGCTGGCATAGCacagttcctctccctccagcAGCAGCCCCCTGTGCATGCCCAGCACCATACCCACCAGCCCCTGCCCACATCCAAGGCCCTTCCGAAAGTCATGATCCCCCTGAGCAGCATCCCAACATACAATGCAGCTATGGACTCCAACAGCTTTCTGAAGAACTCCTTCCACAAATTCCCCTACCCAACCAAAGCTGAGCTCTGCTACTTGACTGTGGTGACCAAGTATCCAGAAGAACAACTTAAGATCTGGTTCACAgcccagaggctgaagcagggaaTCAGCTGGTCGCCTGAGGAGATTGAAGATGCCCGGAAAAAGATGTTCAATACAGTCATCCAGTCTGTGCCTCAGCCCACAATCACAGTTCTAAACACCCCCCTTGTTGCCAGTACTGGCAATGTACAGCACCTCATCCAGGCTGCTCTCCCGGGCCATGTTGTGGGACAGCCAGAGGGCACAGCAGGGGGCCTCCTGGTCACTCAGCCATTGATGACCAATGGTTTACAAGGATCCAGCTCATCTCTCCCCTTGACAACTGCATCTGTTCCCAAGTCAACTGTGGCACCCATTAACACTGTGTGTTCAAATACAACATCAGCTGTGAAGGTAGTCAATGCAGCCCAGTCACTCCTCACAGCATGCCCCAGCATAACTTCCCAAGCCTTCCTTGATGCAAACATCTACAAAAATAAGAAGTCTCATGAACAGTTGTCAGCTCTGAAAGGGAGCTTCTGCCGGAACCAGTTTCCTGGGCAGAGTGAAGTAGAGCACCTAACCAAAGTGACAGGCCTCAGTACCAGAGAGGTGCGGAAGTGGTTCAGTGACCGGAGATACCACTGCCGGAACCTGAAGGGCTCCAGGACCATGATGCCTGGAGAGCATGGCTCTGTTCTCATTGACTCTGTGCCGGAGGTGCCCTTTCCCCTGTCATCTAAAGTTCCAGAGGTGACCTGTATCCCAACAACAACCTCACTAGCAAGCCACCCTGCCACTAAACGACAATCCTGGCACCAGACCCCAGACTTCACACCAACCAAATACAAAGAGAGAGCCCCAGAGCAGCTTCGAGTCCTGGAGAGCAGCTTTGCACAAAACCCACTTCCCCCTGAGGAAGAACTGGACCGCCTGAGAAGTGAAACCAAAATGACCCGAAGGGAAATTGATGGCTGGTTCTCAGAGAGACGGAAAAAAGTGAATGCTGAGGACACCAAGAAGGCTGAAGGGCAGGTAtatcaggaggaagaggagggtgcTGAGGTTGAGGGTGGAGATGAAGAGTTGGCCAGTGAGCTGAGGGTTCTTGGTGAAAATGGCTCTCCTGAAATGTTTCTTAGCCATACATTGGCAGAGAGGAAGGTCAGCCCCATCAAAATCAACCTCAAGAACCTGCGGGTTACTGAAGCCAGTGGCAAGAATGAGCTTCCAGGGCTGGGTGTCTGTGAGACTGAGGAAGATGGTTTGAACAAGCTGGTAGAGCAGCCACCAGGCAAAGTGAGCTACAAAAAGACAGCGCAGCAGCGTCACTTGCTACGGCAGCTCTTTGTTCAAACACAGTGGCCAAGCAACCAGGACTATGACTCCATCATGGCCCAAACAGGGCTGCCCCGGCCAGAGGTGGTACGCTGGTTCGGAGATAGCAGGTATGCCCTGAAGAATGGCCAGCTCAAGTGGTACGAAGACTATAAGAGGGGCAACTTCCCACCAGGTCTGCTCGTTATTGCCCCTGGCAACCGAGAGCTGCTGCAAGATTATTACATGACACACAAGATGCTGTGTGAGGGAGACTTGCAAACCCTCTGTGACAAGACCCAGATGAGTGCCCAGCAGGTCAAGCAATGGTTTGCTGAGAAAATGGGTGAAGAGACCCGGGCTGTGGCAGATACAAGCAGTGAGGACAAgggccctggaactggagagccTGTGGCAGTTCACAGAGTGCTGGGTGATGCCTATTCAGAGATGTCTGAGAACAGTGAATCATGGGAGCCAAGTGCTCCTGAGGCCAGCTCAGAGCCCTTTGACACTCTGAGTCCCCAGTCTGGACGTCAGCTCG AAACAGACTGA
- the Zhx3 gene encoding zinc fingers and homeoboxes protein 3 isoform X1 produces the protein MASKRKSTTPCMIPVKTVVLQGASTEAQPVDTLPEGPQQDLPSEAPAASSEAVPNPSSTDGSALANGHRSTLDGYVYSCKDCDFRSQDMTQFVGHMNSEHTDFNKDPNFVCTGCNFLAKTPEGLSLHNAKCHSGEASFLWNVTTPDNHMVVEQNVPESPGTCDLAGESATEGIDGQAEIIITKTPIMKIMKGKAEAKKIHMLKENAPNQPVGEALPKPLTGEAEVKEGDHTFANGAAPVSQASASSSKPPHAANGPLIGTVPVLPAGIAQFLSLQQQPPVHAQHHTHQPLPTSKALPKVMIPLSSIPTYNAAMDSNSFLKNSFHKFPYPTKAELCYLTVVTKYPEEQLKIWFTAQRLKQGISWSPEEIEDARKKMFNTVIQSVPQPTITVLNTPLVASTGNVQHLIQAALPGHVVGQPEGTAGGLLVTQPLMTNGLQGSSSSLPLTTASVPKSTVAPINTVCSNTTSAVKVVNAAQSLLTACPSITSQAFLDANIYKNKKSHEQLSALKGSFCRNQFPGQSEVEHLTKVTGLSTREVRKWFSDRRYHCRNLKGSRTMMPGEHGSVLIDSVPEVPFPLSSKVPEVTCIPTTTSLASHPATKRQSWHQTPDFTPTKYKERAPEQLRVLESSFAQNPLPPEEELDRLRSETKMTRREIDGWFSERRKKVNAEDTKKAEGQVYQEEEEGAEVEGGDEELASELRVLGENGSPEMFLSHTLAERKVSPIKINLKNLRVTEASGKNELPGLGVCETEEDGLNKLVEQPPGKVSYKKTAQQRHLLRQLFVQTQWPSNQDYDSIMAQTGLPRPEVVRWFGDSRYALKNGQLKWYEDYKRGNFPPGLLVIAPGNRELLQDYYMTHKMLCEGDLQTLCDKTQMSAQQVKQWFAEKMGEETRAVADTSSEDKGPGTGEPVAVHRVLGDAYSEMSENSESWEPSAPEASSEPFDTLSPQSGRQLGKGLMGFMHDFPLNLREDTVTEWAQGAGTVASKAT, from the coding sequence ATGGCCAGCAAGAGGAAGTCCACTACCCCATGCATGATCCCGGTTAAGACTGTGGTGCTGCAGGGTGCCAGCACAGAGGCTCAGCCTGTGGACACTTTGCCTGAAGGTCCCCAGCAGGATCTTCCCTCAGAGGCACCTGCTGCCAGCAGCGAGGCAGTCCCAAACCCCAGCAGCACTGATGGCTCTGCCCTGGCAAATGGGCACCGGAGCACTCTGGATGGTTATGTGTATTCCTGTAAAGACTGTGATTTCAGGTCCCAGGACATGACTCAGTTTGTAGGGCATATGAACTCAGAGCACACAGACTTTAATAAAGACCCAAATTTTGTATGTACAGGGTGCAATTTCCTGGCAAAAACCCCGGAGGGGCTTTCCCTGCACAATGCCAAGTGTCACTCAGGAGAAGCCAGCTTTTTGTGGAATGTGACCACGCCAGACAATCACATGGTGGTGGAGCAGAATGTCCCTGAGAGTCCTGGCACATGTGACCTAGCAGGTGAGTCTGCCACTGAAGGGATTGATGGACAGGCTGAAATCATTATCACCAAGACTCCAATCATGAAGATAATGAAAGGCAAAGCTGAAGCCAAGAAAATCCATATGCTTAAAGAAAATGCTCCCAATCAGCCTGTGGGTGAGGCCTTGCCAAAGCCAttgactggggaggcagaggttaAAGAGGGGGACCACACTTTTGCCAATGGGGCAGCTCCGGTCAGTCAGGCATCTGCTAGCTCCTCTAAGCCCCCTCATGCTGCCAATGGGCCCCTGATAGGAACAGTGCCAGTACTGCCAGCTGGCATAGCacagttcctctccctccagcAGCAGCCCCCTGTGCATGCCCAGCACCATACCCACCAGCCCCTGCCCACATCCAAGGCCCTTCCGAAAGTCATGATCCCCCTGAGCAGCATCCCAACATACAATGCAGCTATGGACTCCAACAGCTTTCTGAAGAACTCCTTCCACAAATTCCCCTACCCAACCAAAGCTGAGCTCTGCTACTTGACTGTGGTGACCAAGTATCCAGAAGAACAACTTAAGATCTGGTTCACAgcccagaggctgaagcagggaaTCAGCTGGTCGCCTGAGGAGATTGAAGATGCCCGGAAAAAGATGTTCAATACAGTCATCCAGTCTGTGCCTCAGCCCACAATCACAGTTCTAAACACCCCCCTTGTTGCCAGTACTGGCAATGTACAGCACCTCATCCAGGCTGCTCTCCCGGGCCATGTTGTGGGACAGCCAGAGGGCACAGCAGGGGGCCTCCTGGTCACTCAGCCATTGATGACCAATGGTTTACAAGGATCCAGCTCATCTCTCCCCTTGACAACTGCATCTGTTCCCAAGTCAACTGTGGCACCCATTAACACTGTGTGTTCAAATACAACATCAGCTGTGAAGGTAGTCAATGCAGCCCAGTCACTCCTCACAGCATGCCCCAGCATAACTTCCCAAGCCTTCCTTGATGCAAACATCTACAAAAATAAGAAGTCTCATGAACAGTTGTCAGCTCTGAAAGGGAGCTTCTGCCGGAACCAGTTTCCTGGGCAGAGTGAAGTAGAGCACCTAACCAAAGTGACAGGCCTCAGTACCAGAGAGGTGCGGAAGTGGTTCAGTGACCGGAGATACCACTGCCGGAACCTGAAGGGCTCCAGGACCATGATGCCTGGAGAGCATGGCTCTGTTCTCATTGACTCTGTGCCGGAGGTGCCCTTTCCCCTGTCATCTAAAGTTCCAGAGGTGACCTGTATCCCAACAACAACCTCACTAGCAAGCCACCCTGCCACTAAACGACAATCCTGGCACCAGACCCCAGACTTCACACCAACCAAATACAAAGAGAGAGCCCCAGAGCAGCTTCGAGTCCTGGAGAGCAGCTTTGCACAAAACCCACTTCCCCCTGAGGAAGAACTGGACCGCCTGAGAAGTGAAACCAAAATGACCCGAAGGGAAATTGATGGCTGGTTCTCAGAGAGACGGAAAAAAGTGAATGCTGAGGACACCAAGAAGGCTGAAGGGCAGGTAtatcaggaggaagaggagggtgcTGAGGTTGAGGGTGGAGATGAAGAGTTGGCCAGTGAGCTGAGGGTTCTTGGTGAAAATGGCTCTCCTGAAATGTTTCTTAGCCATACATTGGCAGAGAGGAAGGTCAGCCCCATCAAAATCAACCTCAAGAACCTGCGGGTTACTGAAGCCAGTGGCAAGAATGAGCTTCCAGGGCTGGGTGTCTGTGAGACTGAGGAAGATGGTTTGAACAAGCTGGTAGAGCAGCCACCAGGCAAAGTGAGCTACAAAAAGACAGCGCAGCAGCGTCACTTGCTACGGCAGCTCTTTGTTCAAACACAGTGGCCAAGCAACCAGGACTATGACTCCATCATGGCCCAAACAGGGCTGCCCCGGCCAGAGGTGGTACGCTGGTTCGGAGATAGCAGGTATGCCCTGAAGAATGGCCAGCTCAAGTGGTACGAAGACTATAAGAGGGGCAACTTCCCACCAGGTCTGCTCGTTATTGCCCCTGGCAACCGAGAGCTGCTGCAAGATTATTACATGACACACAAGATGCTGTGTGAGGGAGACTTGCAAACCCTCTGTGACAAGACCCAGATGAGTGCCCAGCAGGTCAAGCAATGGTTTGCTGAGAAAATGGGTGAAGAGACCCGGGCTGTGGCAGATACAAGCAGTGAGGACAAgggccctggaactggagagccTGTGGCAGTTCACAGAGTGCTGGGTGATGCCTATTCAGAGATGTCTGAGAACAGTGAATCATGGGAGCCAAGTGCTCCTGAGGCCAGCTCAGAGCCCTTTGACACTCTGAGTCCCCAGTCTGGACGTCAGCTCGGTAAGGGGCTCATGGGATTCATGCATGACTTTCCTCTGAATCTGCGGGAGGACACAGTGACAGAGTGGGCACAGGGGGCAGGTACTGTTGCTTCTAAGGCTACCTGA